Genomic segment of Ammospiza nelsoni isolate bAmmNel1 chromosome 2, bAmmNel1.pri, whole genome shotgun sequence:
AGTAGGCCTTAGGCTTACTTAAAATCTTTAATAGTGTTGTGGGTATGGTCTGTATCAAATATCTAAGATAATGAAGGAATCCTTCAATGCAAAGATGGTACAGAGGGACTGGGGGGCAATAACACGACCTGAAAGTGCTGTGGCTCAACATCATCAGTCCATGTGCTTCCTCAACCAGTCAATGTATTTGGATACCCTAGTGTAAACCCCATACCTGCCTTCAACAGCACAGCCCTTTCCCCAGCTGACAATCCCAGTCAGAAACCAAGTGTTCTTGTACCGTGTAGCATGAGGACCACCGCTGTCTCCCTTGCAGGAGTCCTTCACCCCAGACAAGTCTCCTGCACAGAACATATTCTCTGTGATATTTAAATCAGTCTCCTTTTCACATTCTTGTGTCTTTACACGTGGCAGATCAACTCTCATCAGGACAGAAGAGGTGGCACCTCCATCTATTAGGCGTCCCCATCCGCTTACTGTGGAGAACTTGATGGTGGACAGTTCATACACAGCAAACCTTTTCTCAGGCAAGCATATTGGCACCACATGGTCAGTGAGATTCACGGGTGTTTCCAGTTTCAGGAGGGCAATATCATTATTGACCAGTCCATTCCTGTACTCTTCATGAATGATCATCCTGGCCACTCCACTTTCTTGCTCAGTTTTCTCATcaacatttattttgtgttcACCTGGAAAAGTTATTAATTGTAGGTCATGTCAGGTAGCTCCTTGAGTCCTTGGAAGCTTGAGGATGTGGGGTGTTTCTAGTCTGACATCTCTAAGGACAATTAGCTTGTACAGCCAAAGCCTTCTACTCTGATTTTATCAGGTTGGGACGCTGCCACCACCTTGATAAGATGAGGAGGGGAAGATACATACCCAGTCTGACTCGAAGCTGTTTAGGGTGAACGTGCTCCAAGCAGTGAGCTGCAGTGACCACCCACCCTGGGGAAAGCAGTGTACCACCACACTTTTCGTTCTGATCCTGTATTATAAGGGCCTGCcaacaaaaagcaaatttaaGTTCTTCCTCAAATGTGCTTGACATAGATCATAGATAGTAGAGATGGGTTTCATATTGCTTCTTTCTGTCCCTTCATGCAACTGTTCCATAATACCACGCTGACTCCATGGAGAACTTAGCAAGGGAAGTCTTCCCATGGACATTTTCTTCATCTTGTAGTATGGACCCTGCATATTATGGCCCAAAGTGTATCCCTGGAAGCTGCCACTAAAATTCTTGCTGGCAGTGAAGTTAAGGACTGAGGGGTCAGGAGATAGACACAGCTGTGCTACCATCTACTCCTATGAAACCAGGTACTCTGGAATAAAGCTAAGGTGACAAAGTGAAAAAGGTGGATCTGCTGGCTATGGATGAAGAAGGAATTTGGTTATCAAGATATGGCACTTTTTATGAATTTTTACATCATAGATTTAAAGCAACGAATTTAGTGTAGTGATTTCataaggaaattttaaaaataaaagcaatgaaagatttttgaaaACTCACTTGCCATGGACATTCACCTGGAGGACAGACGAAACCACCTACTATTCTTCCACGTgcagttgaatttttttttgccaacaCTGGTATTTTTCCACATGGGTATTTcactgaggaaaaagaaaacaaaaaaccaaaacccaaaacaacgAAAGGCAACAAAGATTTTATTGTACTGAACTCACAGCAAAATGTGTAATGTCTTCAGTGAAGCTATGTCAGCTGAAAAACTGATTTCTAGTCTAGGAGCATGGATTCTCAAAAATAATGtaaagcagctcagcagggaagtagttttttttttgtttggaaacaGCCAGAAATGCTCTTACAGTTAGAGTTGAGGCTCTTACAGCATCACTGACATGGAGTCACCTACCATAGGTCTTTGCAGACAATAAACCTGCTTAAGACACACATCAACACAATGAGGTAGGCTGCAGGCTGGAGTGCAGAAGTGATCTGACAAGCTCTGTAGTCTACAATTTTCTTTGTCCCTGCTGACTTTAAGTCACAGCATCCACAGCAGGGTGAGACAGAGGCTTAATCATGGGGTCTTGCCGTCCTTTGTTTGGGCAGAGCCAAAGATGTCCCTAGGGCAGACTCTGTTTTCTGGTGTGCCTCTCCCACACTACCTTGTTTGCTTGTGTCCAGAGCCTGCTGGATTCTTCCAGACTGCACATCTCTGTTCTGCCTGAGCCAGCATGTGAAGAATGGCAATAAAGACAATCAAATCCTGACTGAACTTGCAGTTCAGCTGTAGTGCAGAGGAAGTTTTGGTGGTTTTAGTACATCCTTCACCCAGCTGGGTTTTCCTGTAAAGGAGAAGGTCTAACCTCGGGGGTGCCTGTATGCCATGTGTCTGTGGTGAAACTGAACACACCATCCCTTCTGTCTGGCAGTCACATCACTCTGGGGTAGCTCTGTGAGGAGGAGTGCTCTGTTCCTGCCTCTTTGGGAGCCAGGGCCCTACAGTCTCTGCTGAGCTGCATGCTGCATCTCCATGGAGCTGTAAGTACTTCAGCTGACATGAAGGCAGCATCAAGGTTTTACAGGTCCATGCAAGGTATGGAGAAACAGGACTGCCTTTTTGGTGGCAGCTGGTGAAAGATTAAACAGGCACAGCCTCTAATGCTGTGTCTCTAATGCTGTGTGTAGGGCAACATAAATTTGGGCCATTGTGGGAGATAACAgagggacagtgaggggaccGTCAGCCTGGCAGTTACACagttttttctacttgcaacacATGGTCAATTTTACAGCTATTTTGGTCCCCAAGAAGCAAGCAGCAACAAATACATCTTCCTTGCAGGGAAAGATGCACTGAAAAGCCTGTGAGGAATTTTGAATTGTTTGTTCTTAGCTTTTAACAAAAGCAGCTTTCCCATGACGTGGTATTGCAGAATCTGTTAATAAGGGATAAGCACATTAGCAGACATTTTTTCTAATGAaattggtgctgctgctgagagctaGGTTGTCATTACCAGCTCTCTGCATGAGTGTTCCATTGAGGTGTGTGCAGGGGAACACCACTCCTCAGAATTACTTTGCATGCTCCCTGTGGCTGTGTCCATTATGTTGTTATGTTCATATCCCCAGGGGTCTCCTTTTCCCTCTAATAAAGTAATTGAAGTAGGCATCTGCCAAAGAGTCGGGTGCCAGCTTATGTATTGGCAAAAAGATTAACTTTCACTACTCTAGTCCCAATTGAAATTTACCTTGctagatgaaaaaaatatctaGCCATAGTGTCTAGAGGAATACCATAAGTGTATTATTCCTAGcaattaggaaaagaaaaggaatgaaaagaaaataaaagagagagaaagagagagagagaggaaagaaagaaagaaagaaagaaagaaagaaagaaagaaagaaagaaagaaagaaagaaagaaagaaagaaagaaagaaagaaagaaagaaagaaagaaagaaagaaagaaagaaagaaagaaagaaagaaagaaagaaagaaagaaagaaagaaagaaagaaagaaagaaagaaagaaagaaagaaagaaagaaagaaagaaagaaagaaagaaagaaagaaagaaagaaagaaagaaagaaagaaagaaagaaagaaagaaagaaagaaagaaaaagaaagaaagaaagaaagaaagaaagaaaaagaaaggaaggaaggaaggaaggaaggaaggaaggaaggaaggaaggaaggaaggaaggaaggaaggaaggaaggaaggaaggaaggaaggaaggaaggaaggaaggaaggaaggaaggaaggaaggaaggaaggaagtgtcggaaggaaggaaggaagtgtcggaaggaagtgtcggaaggaagtgtcggaaggaagtgtcggaaggaagtgtcggaaggaagtgtcggaaggaaggaaggaagtgtcggaaggaaggaaggaaggaaggaagtgtcggaaggaaggaaggaaggaaggaaggaaggaaggaaggaaggaaggaaggaaggaaggaaggaaggaaggaaggaaggaaggaaggaaggaaggaaggaaggaaggaaggaaggaaggaaggaaggaaggaaggaaggaaggaaggaaggaaggaaggaaggaaggaaggaaggaaggaaggaaggaaggaaggaaggaaggaaggaaggaaggaaggaaggaaggaaggaaagaaagaagaaagaaagaagaaagaaagaaagaaagaaagaaagaaagaaagaaagaaagaaagaaagaaagaaagaaagaaagaaagaaagaaagagaaagagaaagaaagaaagagaaagaaaaagagattaactgtttttctttggttttaataGGCCTCTTCCTGTCTTGACTCCTGTACTGAAATAAATATAGTGGTAAAATCTAGTCACAATTTCAGATTGGAGAGACAACAGTAAAACAAATCTGcccccaaaatattttcctactgTGGGTGTAGGATCTAAAAGGATCTCTGCTTGGTGGTCATGCTGACCAACCACTGCTTTTCTGGGGTAGCTAACTTACGCCAGAAGCCAAATGTAGGATTTGGGACTCTGCCCATGGAGGAGAGGTGAGGAGCTGGTATCTGAGCATTATGCATTGCATGTCCTGACATGTACACTTtgaaaacttttcttccagAGCTGGCTTATGCTTAGCATCAGGTTGGTAGTGTCTTACCTTGAGGGATGCAGGACACGCCATCACTTGCTAAAGTGTAATCATCATCACAGAAGCACAGTCGTGTTTTGGACTGCTTGTCAGTACAGTACTGTTCACAGCCACCGTTGTCAAAAATGCACTTCAGTTTGTCAGCCACAGCTAGGGTCAGAGAAAGAACATTTAGGATTCAAGACTTGGGTTTTTGTGCTTAACATTGATAACTTGCAATTGGAATGCTATCAGGAAagcaaggcaggaaaaaagatttttgtgATTTATGCAGAGCAACATCATCAAAAGTGCTTTCCATCAAAAGCTAAGTAGGCCTGGATCTCCAAGAGTTAGGGGAGAATAGGCTTTGGTTAAGAAACACATGCCTAAAATTAAATCAATCACCATTTATACAGTACCTGAGCTGTCTCAAGAATGGAGATATTGTAATTGTGTGGTAACCATCGTAAAATATCactgaaaaattttaattctgtgaCATTTTGCCATTTAGCaggaggatgctctgggatgactGTTGAAACTGCCTGCCTAGACTCAATGAGTGCCTAGCCCTTGTCCAGACTCTGCGTGTTCTGAGGATGTAACACTCAATGTTCAGTGCCCCCTGAAATCAGTGGAAAGGTGTGTATTAACTTCATAAACCACTGGATCCTTCCCTTTGGGCTTTGTACTGTGCATATGCAGTGTAGTTCTCACTTACAAACTGCATGGAGCGTCTAGGTTAAAGTAAGTTCAGTATTTGAGTAGGaaattcctccttttctctcagATGATGTGCAAATgcaatttttggttttttttccacaaagtCATTATAGGGCAATAAGTATCTTGCTGCCTTGCAGTGCCTGACTGCTATCTGGTTAGATCCATCCCTCAGCACCAAAAGCACAATGAACAGAAGCTGTCACAGCTAGAATgatgcagaatcacagaaccatagaatatcttgagttggaagggatcttcaaGTCCAAATTCTGAATTACAGTGACTGTAAACTTATTGGTTATCTCAATGCCTTGCATTTGAATTAAtaacagcatttttattttggtaaaTTATGCCACAGCTGAcctttttcacagcttttgcCCTCGTATTCGACGGGACAGCGGCAAACATAATCCTGGAACTGGTCATCACAGATCCCACCATTCTGACAGGGGTTGGAGTCACACTGGTTAGGGTCTGTAAAACACTCAGTGTCAGTCCAGCTCACtcaaagagctgcagcagtgggagtGGTCCACAGCTGTAAGAACATCCTGAATGATCATACCGGAATAGATGTGCCAGAACTCTTCCTGGAAGAAAAACATGTGAGATTTAATTAAAGAAGAATCAAGTCAAGTCTTACAGCCCTTGTTGCACAGCATGGGTTACAGACAGTCAGAGTGATGCCACTTCTGACTTTATAGTTTGTGACAGTTAATATCcataaaatattctattttttaGATTGTACATTATTTTCACATACTAATAGAGAAGGGCTTTGTTTAATGCACATAAATAGGTCATACATAAATAAGCTCTGTATAGCGGAGGTGGGAttgactgaaaaaaatgttgcaCAATACAATAATTTCAAGTACTGTCAGGGCAGGCATAactgggggtttggggagatGTCTTAGAGAGCGTCCGCTTTCCCACCATCCTCTAAATGGTTACTGCTTGGGATTGCCCATGCAGTGTGCCCTCCTGCAATTCACTGCTGCTGTAGTGAATTTATCCCtgtaaatagaaaagaaaaatgcaaacagcagGACACAAAGTGCTTTTTTAACTCTGGTGGTTTAAAGTGTCAAAGCACAACCTTAGAGTAGGGAGAGTTCTTATGACAATGAGTGCTCACCCAGCTTTCTGTTACTTACTGTCCTTTCAACATCACCGTAAATCTCTCTTGCTTCCTCATAGGAGCACCTTTCTTCTATGCATTCTCGCTCTAGTGACCCCCGTTTTATCTCTTCAAAGAAGCTGTTGGCTCGTCTTTGTCTTTGCAAAACATTGCTTGCCTCTTCCTGCTTTAGAAAGACTGAAAAACAGCAGCACGTTCTGTTTGTCATAGAGCTGTGCTTGTCAGACAGAGAGGGTGGGGGGACAACTTCCCCTGAAAGCTTTTCTGCTTCCCAAGCTTCTTCTGAGAcactttagaaaataaatgggCAGATGTGAAAGAGTCTCTTTTCTCTGGCCTGCCTCAAGG
This window contains:
- the F7 gene encoding coagulation factor VII; amino-acid sequence: MSIHWLTGFIMISRQYVALFLCFPLLIPLSLDAVFLKQEEASNVLQRQRRANSFFEEIKRGSLERECIEERCSYEEAREIYGDVERTEEFWHIYSDPNQCDSNPCQNGGICDDQFQDYVCRCPVEYEGKSCEKAVADKLKCIFDNGGCEQYCTDKQSKTRLCFCDDDYTLASDGVSCIPQVKYPCGKIPVLAKKNSTARGRIVGGFVCPPGECPWQALIIQDQNEKCGGTLLSPGWVVTAAHCLEHVHPKQLRVRLGEHKINVDEKTEQESGVARMIIHEEYRNGLVNNDIALLKLETPVNLTDHVVPICLPEKRFAVYELSTIKFSTVSGWGRLIDGGATSSVLMRVDLPRVKTQECEKETDLNITENMFCAGDLSGVKDSCKGDSGGPHATRYKNTWFLTGIVSWGKGCAVEGRYGVYTRVSKYIDWLRKHMD